The nucleotide window GCTGTAGAGATATTCCGGCGACTGGGCGAGGCCGACGATGGTGAGGGTCCGTCTGGCGCCGTTCATCGTGGCAGAGAGGGTGTCGCCGGGTTTGAGGTCATGGGCGTGCGCGAAGCTGTTGAGCAGGATGATCTCGTCGGCATCCTTGGGGTCCATCCGGCGGCCATCGGTCAGGTGGATGGCGTTGAGGCGTGGTGCACCTGTGTCCGGCAGCGAAATGGCAATGGCGCGCAAGGGCAGGTCGAGGCTCGGCAGACTGACAAGGGCGGAGCCGGTGATACGGCCCTCGGCTGCAGATACGCCGGGGAGCGCCGCCAGCTTGCGGATGATATGGGAGGGCGCCCGTTTGACCGGCGCAAAGACATCGCCAAGGCGGTTGCGCTCGTAATAGACCCGCCGTGTTTCCTGGAGGGAGTTGACGACACCGGCCATCATCACCAGCAGCGTGACACCCGTGGCGATGACCATGGCAATGGCGATGGCCTGCCCCTTGATGCGCCAGAGATCTCTGGCCAGTTTCCGGTCCAGTGGCGACATGCTGTTCCTCCCCTACCACTCGATATCGTCGGGGTCGCGCTTGGCTTCATTCTCTACCACTTCCCGGATGCGGCCGTCTGCAAAGTGGATGACGCGATCTGCCATGGCGGCGGTGCTGGCGGCATGGGTGACGATCAGCACCGTTGCGCCGAGCTGTTCGTTGATATCCTTGAGGACCTTGAGCACCACCTTGCCGGTCTTGCTGTCGAGCGCACCGGTTGGCTCGTCACAGAAGAGCACGGTGGGCTGCTTGGCGATGGCCCGCGCAATGGCAACCCGCTGCTGCTCGCCACCGGACAGCTGGGCGGGGAAATGGTCGGCCCGTTCGGCAAGGCCGACAAGCGCAAGGGCGTCTTCGGGTTCCAACGGGTGGTCGGCGATTTCGGTGACCAGTTCGACATTCTCGCGTGCGGTGAGGCTCGGCATCAGATTGTAGAACTGGAAGACAAAGCCGACGTGATTGCGGCGGTAGAGGGTGAGCTTGTCGTCCGACAGATCGGACAGGCACAGGTCCTGAAAATGGACCTCGCCGTCGGTGGCGCGATCAAGGCCGCCGATAATGTTGAGCAATGTCGACTTGCCGCTGCCCGAGGGGCCGAGCAGGACGACGATTTCGCCGGACGGGATTTCCAGATCCACTCCACGCAAGGCATGCACCGCCGCATTGCCCTCACCATAAACCTTTGTGAGGCCCCGTGTTCTGAAGGCGAAAGGCTTGTCCGCTTTGTCCGTCATCTGGTGAGCCTCTTTGTGCGTCGGGTCAAGCACCGCGTTCGGGACACGGAACGGGTGGTATGAACTCCACTATACACCATTTGTGGACCATATCGCTGGCAGGGCCAGAAAAGGGCCTGTAATGGGGCAAGAAAATGCCCGCAGGGGTGGATGACCGTGGATGACCCCTGTGGTTTGTGTGAATGGTGCTCGCTCAGTCCAGCGTTTTGCGGAAGCGGGCAAGGGAGAAGATGATCAACAGGATGGTGAAGCCGATGAGGGCGAGCATGGGCGTGCGCATGGCTTCGAGATCCGCTCCCTTCAGCATTACACCGCGCACGATCCTGAGGAAGTGGGTGAGCGGGAAAATCTCGCCGATCATCTGAGCCCAGTGCGGCATGCCCTTGAAGGGGAACATGAAGCCGGACAGCATCAGCGATGGCAGGAAGAAGAAGAAGCTCATTTGCATGGCCTGCATCTGGCTGCCGGCGATGGTCGATATGAAATAGCCGATGAGTACCAGCGAGGAGATGAAGATCAGGATTCCCGTAATCAGCAGCCAGATCGAGCCGACAAAGGGAACATGGAACACCAGCTTGGCGGCGACCAGAATGATGATGACCTGCACGGCCCCCACCGCCAGATAGGGCAGGATCTTGCCGAGCATGATCTCGAAGGGTGTGGCAGGCATCGCCAGCAGGTTTTCCATCGTGCCGCGCTCGACCTCGCGGGTCAGCGCCATGGCTGTCATCATCACCATGACAAGCTGCAGGATGACGCCGAGCAGACCGGGCACGATGTTATACTGGGAGATGCCTTCGGGGTTATAGCGGCGGTGGACGACGATGTCGACGGAGCTGGCCTCGTTCTGGTTCTTGCCCAGCTCGCGCTCGAAGGCCTGTTTGGCGACGGTTGCCAGTGTCGAAACCGCGCCCGACGAAGCTGCCGGGTCGGAGGCGTCGGCCTCGATCAGGATCTGCGGTTCGTCGCCACGCAGAACCCGCTTTGAGAAGTCGGACGGGATGGTCACGACAAAGGAAACCCGCCCCTCCAGCATCAGCTCATCGGCTTGGCTTTCCGGAATGCCGACATAGTCAAAGCGGTAGTAGCCGGTCACTTCCAGCGCCGAGACGATGGCCCGGGTAAACTGGTCCTGCGAGGTGGTCACCAGCGCCGAGGGCAGCTGCTTGGGATCGGTGTTGATGGCAAAACCGAACAGTGCAAGCTGAACAAGGGGGATGCCGATCATCATGCCGAAGGTGATGCGGTCGCGCATCATCTGCGTCATTTCCTTGGCCAGCAGGGCAAACAGGCGAGTGAAGGAGAAGAAATGGTTCATGTCATCCGCTCTCCGCGACCGGTTCGGCCATGTTGTCCGTGGAGCCGGTCATATACTGGATGAAAACGTCCTCCAGCGTCGTCTGGCCCGGTTCGCAGCGGATATCGAATTCCTGCGACGCCTTGCGGACGGCCTGTTCCAGCAGGGTCTTGTTCTTGCCGACCACATGCAGGCTGTTGCCGAAGGGGGCGATCTGGTCGACCCCCTTTTGCGTTGCCAGCATGCGCGCGGCGGACTGGGAGCCCTTGCCGGAGAGGATGAAGGTGTGAAGGCCTGCTTCCGCCACGACCTCCTCAACCGTGCCGGAGGTCAACAGCTTGCCATAGGCGATATAGTTGATGCGGTGGCAGCGCTCGGCCTCGTCCATATAGTGGGTGGAAACCATGACGGTCATGCCGTCGGCGGCAAGATCGTGGATTTCGTCCCAGAATTCCCGTCGGGCCTTCGGGTCCACGCCGGCGGTGGGCTCGTCGAGTAGCAGCAGTTTGGGCTTGTGCATGATGCAGGCGGCGAGCGCCAGCCGCTGTTTCCAGCCTCCGGATAGCAGGCCCGCAAGCTGATGTCGCCGGGAGGTGAGGCCGAGCTTGTCGAGCGTGTCGCGCACATAGGTGCGGGCGGGCGACAGGCCATACAGCCGGGCGACGAAAAAGAGATTTTCCTCGATTGTCAGATCGGTGTAGAAGGAAAATTTCTGCGTCATGTAGCCGACCTGACGCTTGATCTTGAGCTGATCGGCGTGCAGGTCATAGCCCAGAACGGTGCCTTCTCCCTCGTCAGGAGTGAGCAGGCCGCACATGACGCGGATGGTGGTGGTCTTGCCCGAGCCGTTGGGGCCAAGAAAGCCGGAAATCTCGCCTTCCTCGACAGACAGCGTGACGTGATCGACGACCGTCTTGTCGCCGAAGCGCTTGACCAGATTGCGGACGTCGATGGCCTTCATCAGTTGCCTCCGCCGTTGCCCGGCGCCAGCCACGCCGAGACGATCTGACCGGGCTTGAGACCCGCCGTCACACCAGCTCTCGCCTCGATGAGATAAACCAGCTTCTGGCGGTTTTCGAGCGAATAGATCACCGGGGGCGTGAACTCCGGGCCGTCGGCAATATAGCTCACTTTGGCGGTCAGTCCCTGTTGGCAGGAATCGCAGCTGATCGACAATTGGCTGCCCAGCTTGATGCTGGCAAGGCTTTCCTCGGGGATGTAGAGGCGCAGCTTGATGCCGGTGTCGGGCAGGATCGAGAGGACAGGCACCTGAGGGCCTGCCATTTCGCCCACTTCATGGATGATGTCGTTGACGACACCGGCCTGCGGTGCCTTCAACGTGCGCTGCTGCTGCTTCCACTTTGCCGCTTCCAGACTCGATTGGGCCTGTTCGACGGCCGCTTCGGCCGCTGCGATCTCGTCCTTGCGGGCGGGCAGTCTGGTGTAGGCCAGATTGGCCTTGATCTCTTCGACCTGCGCCTTGGCGACGTCAAAGTTGGTTTGGGCGTTGTCAAAGACGCTTTGCGCAACGCTTCCCTTCTCAACGAGCGTTCGCTGGCGCTGCAGGTCGCGGTCAGCTTGCTCGGCGCTCAGCCGTGCCGCTTCCAGAGAGGCTTCCAGTGCCGCGATCTTTTCCGGCCTTGCGCCTTGCTGAAGATTGGCAAGGGTTGCCCTTGACTGGGCGAGCGCTGCGCTGGCATTGGCCACGGCTATGTCGGCATCCTGCTGTTCCAGCGAGGCAACGGTCTGGTCGCGTGCAACACGATCGCCTCGGGCAACGGTAATGTCGATGATCCGGGCCGTTTCAATTGGCGCGATCTGCACATAGTCGCCTTCGACATAGCCAGTGGCGAGCGGCGAGGGGGGCAGGCAACTGGTCAGCAGGGCGCCAACAAGGGGCAGGGAGCAGAGAAAACTCATGTTTTTCTCCTGTAGTTGTCAATGATGCTGCGGATGTTCCCTTGCATAACGCGCAGGATGATACCGGTTTGTTCTGGGCCATAGGCGGGCCAGTTCTGGTGTTTCAGGATGACTGGTTCGCCGATCCTGAAATAGGCAAGAATGCTGATCAGCGAGAAGATGGCGACCTTCAGTTCTTCCCTGTCGGCATCGTCGTCTTCCCGGCCTGTGGCTTCCAGAAATAACTGGTAGAACAGCAGGAAGGTGGGGTTGAAGAAATGGGCATAGATATGCTCGAACACTGCGCCCTTCGCGTGCGCCTCCCGGATCATGAAACGCATGATGGTGTCGGCTTCCTCGATGCTGAGCACGATAATGGCCTGACGCAGCATGGAGGCTTCAAACCGGGTTTGGGGGGCGTCCAGCGATGGTGGCAGGCTGATCGCTTCGGGGTGTCCACGCAGCCGGTCAAGGCGAGCAACGATGGTCTCTGCACAGGCCAGACGCAACCCGGCCTTGCCGCCGAAGTGATAGTTGATCGAGGCGATGTTGGTTTTGGCGCGCTGCGCGATTTCGCGTGTCGATGTCGCTTCGAAACCCCTTTCCGCAAAGAGAAAAAAGGCCGCTCTGATGAGATTTTCCTTGGTTGTGTCTGCTCGCGATTGAGCCATGATGGGTGCCTGCCCGAGGGGATCCTCGCCTTTCCTGTTGAGGTTGTTTTATCATGACGATAAAATTTAATCAATCGATTGATTAAATTTTTGATCTCTTTGTTTTCGGCGACTCACGCTAGCCTGCCGAAAACCGGAAATGGGCGGGCCTGCTTTCCGCCGATTGGGCCGGTGACAATGCGGATGTGAGGGAATGAGATGGAGCGTGTGATCTACAAGGACAAATATCCTGTGCTCGAACTGGATATTGCCAAGACCAGAACAAAAGCCCGAAGCGTTGATGAGATC belongs to uncultured Cohaesibacter sp. and includes:
- a CDS encoding ABC transporter ATP-binding protein; protein product: MTDKADKPFAFRTRGLTKVYGEGNAAVHALRGVDLEIPSGEIVVLLGPSGSGKSTLLNIIGGLDRATDGEVHFQDLCLSDLSDDKLTLYRRNHVGFVFQFYNLMPSLTARENVELVTEIADHPLEPEDALALVGLAERADHFPAQLSGGEQQRVAIARAIAKQPTVLFCDEPTGALDSKTGKVVLKVLKDINEQLGATVLIVTHAASTAAMADRVIHFADGRIREVVENEAKRDPDDIEW
- a CDS encoding ABC transporter permease — its product is MNHFFSFTRLFALLAKEMTQMMRDRITFGMMIGIPLVQLALFGFAINTDPKQLPSALVTTSQDQFTRAIVSALEVTGYYRFDYVGIPESQADELMLEGRVSFVVTIPSDFSKRVLRGDEPQILIEADASDPAASSGAVSTLATVAKQAFERELGKNQNEASSVDIVVHRRYNPEGISQYNIVPGLLGVILQLVMVMMTAMALTREVERGTMENLLAMPATPFEIMLGKILPYLAVGAVQVIIILVAAKLVFHVPFVGSIWLLITGILIFISSLVLIGYFISTIAGSQMQAMQMSFFFFLPSLMLSGFMFPFKGMPHWAQMIGEIFPLTHFLRIVRGVMLKGADLEAMRTPMLALIGFTILLIIFSLARFRKTLD
- a CDS encoding ABC transporter ATP-binding protein, with translation MKAIDVRNLVKRFGDKTVVDHVTLSVEEGEISGFLGPNGSGKTTTIRVMCGLLTPDEGEGTVLGYDLHADQLKIKRQVGYMTQKFSFYTDLTIEENLFFVARLYGLSPARTYVRDTLDKLGLTSRRHQLAGLLSGGWKQRLALAACIMHKPKLLLLDEPTAGVDPKARREFWDEIHDLAADGMTVMVSTHYMDEAERCHRINYIAYGKLLTSGTVEEVVAEAGLHTFILSGKGSQSAARMLATQKGVDQIAPFGNSLHVVGKNKTLLEQAVRKASQEFDIRCEPGQTTLEDVFIQYMTGSTDNMAEPVAESG
- a CDS encoding HlyD family efflux transporter periplasmic adaptor subunit — protein: MSFLCSLPLVGALLTSCLPPSPLATGYVEGDYVQIAPIETARIIDITVARGDRVARDQTVASLEQQDADIAVANASAALAQSRATLANLQQGARPEKIAALEASLEAARLSAEQADRDLQRQRTLVEKGSVAQSVFDNAQTNFDVAKAQVEEIKANLAYTRLPARKDEIAAAEAAVEQAQSSLEAAKWKQQQRTLKAPQAGVVNDIIHEVGEMAGPQVPVLSILPDTGIKLRLYIPEESLASIKLGSQLSISCDSCQQGLTAKVSYIADGPEFTPPVIYSLENRQKLVYLIEARAGVTAGLKPGQIVSAWLAPGNGGGN
- a CDS encoding CerR family C-terminal domain-containing protein, which produces MAQSRADTTKENLIRAAFFLFAERGFEATSTREIAQRAKTNIASINYHFGGKAGLRLACAETIVARLDRLRGHPEAISLPPSLDAPQTRFEASMLRQAIIVLSIEEADTIMRFMIREAHAKGAVFEHIYAHFFNPTFLLFYQLFLEATGREDDDADREELKVAIFSLISILAYFRIGEPVILKHQNWPAYGPEQTGIILRVMQGNIRSIIDNYRRKT